DNA from Grus americana isolate bGruAme1 chromosome 6, bGruAme1.mat, whole genome shotgun sequence:
CCCCCCAAGAATTTCAAACTGCTATCTTACAATACACCACAACAGCTCATGCAGAAACATCCAACGaccttgctgaatggcagctgTGCTTATAGTGCTAAGCCTCCCCTGCCTCTGGGCTTGTGCTGACAAGAACACCACTGCGTGGACCCAAGTATTACAGTGTGCAGCCATATAGGAACAACCCTCgacacacacaagcaaaataTTCTCACTGAATAGTATAAACCATGCTAGTGTAAACTGTGTTTGAACAAACCTTATTATGAGCGAGGGAGACTTTACCAGTCTTTTATACTTCACAAGTGTGGATTTGTCTCTCCAGGGAACTCAAGACAAAAGTCAGCTTAGACTCTTCTGACCGCCTTTACCTATCTATGACTTAACTGGAGATTACCCAGGCAGAAGTCTctacagagaaaacaagatAACATGATGATGTTCTCTGTCTACCgaaacttaaaaatgaaaaacagatcCTGTAAAACAAGGTCAATATTCTTGTCAGCGTTTACTCCATACTGATAAAAATTCAATTGTTACATaaacatacaaaacaaaagcacaccAAGCCTGATCAGTAATTGTGAGCCAGAAACTTCATGATTCTATTACAGTATGTTACATATTCTACTAacagacaaaacattttctatctGTGGCACAAATGTGACTTCAAATGTGGCACTCATACTAACTCAGAAGACTCAAAATGCAATGGGTCACACAACTACCAATTCATCCTGATAAAAAGTGACCATTATGTTTTGGCAAACTGCCATATATGCTCTGTATGATGCAAAACTCCTCTCCTAAAAATCCTGGATAGTGCAAGCTAAAAATTGCGTCCCACAGCACTAAACAGTACTCTTTCAATCTTCACCCAACTTATGGTTAGTAATCATACATAACAATCAATGCTTTTCTGAAACTCAGTTTCACTTCAGCTTAAACTCTGAGGCAGCTAAAACCCCACTGATTCATGCAGCCCAACAAAGGGCAGGGGCCAGTCAGAAACAAGGATAAGCCTTACCTCAGTACACAATTTTTATCTTGCCAAGCTCTTAAAAAGAAGTATGAATTTAATGCAGGAACAAACAGGAAGGACACAGACATACATAATAAATGCTCATAACAAAATGACATTATTTCACTTAACTCACAAAATGTTGTGTTAGAAGCCTTTGAGATCTTAAAACAAGAAATGATAATCAGAAAATTTAATGCTTAAAAAAGTTAGTCAATCTGATAAACCTACAGATACACTGCTGAATGCCGTATTTCATAGCATGCAAATCTTCTACCCTAACTTTTCTTCCCAGAAGTGATGAGGAAATGACAGTTCACAAGGTTTCACAGAGAGAATACTATGCAGCATTTTGGCTTTACTCAGTTTTGGAAAGATCTCATTGTACATGAGGTTTACGTTAGACGGTATCGGTGTGCCTTGTGGAACAAATTACTGATTTCAATAGTTAACTGATTCTCCATTAAGTTAAACATGATTTAAATTAGAGATGGAAGAAATCCTTTTCCACTTAATACTTaagctttctccttttcattccGACCTTTTGTCATTCTCTATGAACATAGTCAGTGGATTTAGAGGCGGGATTTAAAATTGTTAgcctgcaaaataaaacatgatgaGGCTAAACCACACCATTAACAATCCTGGTTTAGATATGGAAGGCTACATGCAACCCTTACGGTGTCAGAAAAACACTTTCATATCTGCAGTCTGTGCAGGTACACAATCCTTTAACATGACAGAAGCATGTTTCTCTCAACCCTGATAACTCTgaatatatagaaaatataaatagctGGCACAtggattgttttaattttgtttcctccagTTTTAGAGTTTGTTTGGCAAAAAAATTCTGAGGCCCTGCCTTGAAGCTAACAGTTCCTCAGGATTCTGGGTAACTGCCTTACAACAGGTAGTGTGgtaaattgcatttaaatgagATGTGCTGATAAAaggatgtattttaaaagcctcaATGTTGCtgtgaaggaggagggtctctAGGTATTGGaaatataaattttcttcttaaggTATATGCTGGTTGGGGCATCTGCTTCTTTGTCCCCAAGCGGTCAACACGTCTGCCCACATCTTCATTAACTTCTGTAAGAATTGACAAAATATCTTCACCCCTACATCCAAAAGgagagcaaaaattaaaaaaaaaagacttattaATGAGCAGACGGCACTCCATTTAACACCTCCCACATCATCTAGAAGATTCAgtataaacatttaaaacacaaaaaagaaaacacattcttttctccaaatttctcttcttttgttctcatttgagtaatattaaaaccaaaagaccTTTTCTTACTTGGCCTTGCTTGATTTAaccagtaaagaaaaataatggaataaaatatttttacctaaATCCACTCAAGAAACAGATGGCTCTGCCTTAAAGAATATAGATGGgaggttttgaggttttttacaATAAACTTCATGTTCTCCAGATTGTATCTATGGTACCAGCAGTGTTAATGTAAATTTATCAGTGGCAAGCAAACAAATCATCAGTTTAATTTTGTCCACCTCAGAACATGGGTTAGTGTTACTATGTGAATTtgcctttggagaaaaaaaaaaggggggaagtGCCTCCCATTTTTTTGTGGAAGAGCTACGCAAAGTACATACCTTGGTACCAACAACTGTAGCTTGCTGCACAGGGCCTGAATATACCAAGTACCCTGTTGAACGTGCCGGAAAGAGACATATCCATCAATTGTGGCCATGCCTAGGAGGAAATCAGCCTCTTCAGGAATACTTTCAGAAGGAGAAATGTTCTGTTGCATGGAAGACAAGTCAGGAATTTGTGCATCAGCTTCAACATAGACAGGACACTGTATGTCTTTACCCTGGCATGCTTGGATAAAGaagagtttgggtttttcaGCCAGCTGTGGACATTGTTTGGCAGTGAAGTGGGACATGATCATGCGGATTGATACAAGTTCCTCATCTTTCCCATAGATCGCTCCTGACTCTCCGTGAGATAGAATACAACATATAAAACAGTCGCTGTCTTTGTGATCTTGCCAACACTGCCAAGTTCGCATGAGTTCTTTAATCTCCTGAGACGTCAGATCTGTGTAGGTCCTCACATCCAGACCAAGCCATGTGAATACTCGCTCCAGTTCCtctgtaattaaaagaaagataaaaggaaaaattgagGCGGTAGAAAACCATTTAATGAAGTCACTATGCAAGCTAATCTGAACCAGGAAAGACCTTACGCCCTGACATTTCTGCAGATTCATCCTTATACTAGTATCAACTAAAGGTTAACTGGAATAAAGAAAGATGTCATGAGCTCAAACACAGAGTTCTTGGATTTTTCTAgacaaatttcagaaaatacaatgaCATTTTACAATGTATAACGACACTCTAAGTGACACCTGAAAATATGAGGAATCCTCCCACCCTGAGTTTCAGATTAGATCTTTCAAAATCTTCCtcacatctttattttcaagttGCAGTTTTGACTATTAGAGTTTCATACACAAGAGATAAATAGAatgaacagaataaaataactaTGCTCAGAGTTGCTTGATTATGGAATTTTGCATGATATTATGTAGAATGATGGTTTAGTTTACTTTTAGTTCTTTAATATAGCTATAGATAAAGGCTAAGTAAAAAGGGATTCTTAAAATGATTCAAGAATGATCCAACTGCATCAGAAACTCAGTGGTTACTCATCCTTTAACCCTTCCTCCCGTAGGATACACAAAGGACATAATTTAACACATAGCAAACATTTTACTCTAAGTTATTAACTAAGTAAAATATAGACAATACAATACTAAGCAATACTAGACAATCAACTCACATGGGGAAACAGACTAATCCTCCAAAAATCTCACTTCAGTAACTTACCAGCATCTTTGGAAGAACCCTTCCTCTCCTGAAGAGACCTATCAAAGTTAACATTATTAATAACAACACAAAACCCTCTGTGTGGTCCATCCATTTTGTAGCTTGTCATCTTCTgtagaaaggagaggaaaaaagcttacAGCCTCAATGAATTTATTCAACTTACTCATATTTCCTTAACATGTCTCAAaataggcatccaaaaattaGAGGCATCTAAGACTCCGCTTTAAAAAGTGGAACTCAACAGTGCTTCCCTGTGTGAAAAGACATGAGTGAACCCTCAAAGCACACTGTCACCATACTATcaaactgcagaggaaaggtTTAGCAGCCATGTTGGTCATCTGTATGCAAAAGGGAGGATTCAGCAGCCAAACTCCGCAATCTGAATTGGTGATGGGGATAGAAGTCCCCAACTGTTTCCAATGTCACAACAATATTTTAACCAGATGGCAGAGGGTTCACAGTGAAACTATAGGATGTTGGACAtctgagttgttttttttcgAGAGTAGTGATAAATACCTGGAGCAGGTGGTTCACACTTATCCACTGGAAAGGGATGCAAGTGGAAGAGAGATCTCAGAAGTGCATAAACCTGCCACACTACCAGTTTTGCTAAGACTTAACAGTTACCTTCCACTcttaagaaaaagcattttagaaacTAAAAAGTCACCAAAACTTCAAGTACCATCTCTTCAAGTCCAACCTCGAGTTGAAATCAAAAACTCCCACCACTCCAGTTCCTTTCTGCTCACTAGAGAGAGCAACAAACACTTGCTTTTGTGCATTTTAGTAGAACAAAATGAAGGCAGCACTCCAAGTTCCTTCAACAGCACCAAGAAGTACTTTTGCTACAGCAATCTGAACATCATGTGATAAAAAGATATGTTATAGCACAGAACTTAAATTAAATAGCGATGAATGACTGCAGCAACTTGCTCCATActcatcagaaggaaaaagccagAGGGACAACTCAGTGGTTAGACTGCTGTACAAGGTTAAAGAGTGCACATAAGGCTTCTAAGAACGGATCTCACAAGAGAGATCTTTTCTCCTGTACCAAGAGCTCTGGTTTATTGAGGAAGATTGTTACATGCCTGCAACAGCTTACTAAAAACTCTTGCCACCTTTAATACTTCTCACAAGGTCTTTGCATGCTACCCCTTATCgctttttatttcaagatgCCCTGAAGCTTTTTCTAAGGCGGATCCAGGAAGAGGGAACTGTGAAGCTGTGTTTGTCTCAGCGTCTTGCACATTCTGCTGCCATCTCTAAAATGCACAACTTAAGAAAATGCCAAACATGTTGCCTGTATCAGGAAGATAAGCAGATGCTCTGATGTACGGATAACATCAAAGGTATTATGCCTGTTTTGCCTCCACCACACCTTTCAATATTGGTAAATTTCTGGCCTCCAAGGTTAAAATATTCCCTGAAACATTCCAGTTGATCAGACAACTCAAAAAACTTCATGAGACACACAGACATCTCACATGTCCTTGCATGATAAATGTCATTACAGGGATGAAGACCTCACACACCCAGGTATTCAAAAAGAAGGATTTAAGAGATTGTCTCAAACCTTGGATTCATTTTCTATATTGCTGAATTCTCCAGATAGCTCCAGCTTCATTTCAGAGGAGCCTTGTAAAAGATTAGCTGCTTTgtaatctagaaaaaaaaaaaccaaacaaaacaaaaaccagcacagatATTTATGAAGAGAAATCGAATATTGGTTGATGTAGCAAAAAGGAATTTAGCTACAATACAGCACTTTTTGTATCTGAAATATTGTTTCACTGAAAGGAATAATTCCTCCATATGAGACAACATTGTCATGCTCAAAGGATCTATTCTGAACATGCCTCCAGTTATTTTtgtcatatatatttttgtgaCAAAGACAAGGTTTCTATTTGCATTGGTATTGTGGAACAAAGGTATCCATGGTACAAGGATCGATCCTACCTGAGACATTcgaattaatttttcatttcgAAATCAGCTTAGAAATAAACCGCATTGTAAGAAAGATCTGCAATGTTACTACTGAAGTTCCCATTAtagattttttgttgttgttcctgaATCACTGATAATAACTCTCAGACCAACTTTCAGAGCAAGGCTGCATTGACAGAGCCTGAACATGGAAAAGAGGTGGCAGATGTTGTACTGCTACACAACTGGTCAATTTGACATGGAGCCACAAAGATAGATGCAAACCACCCCGTTATTTCTACAGAATCTTTTCAGAGATCTGATCCAAAATGTAACATGAtttattgctgctttatttACTTCTTATGAATGCCCTAAaatgcttctctgcttttgtaaAATCATACACTATTTAATGCATTCAAAACATCAATCTCTAACATGCAACACTCCCAGGCTCTTCAACATAATGATCTATACAGCAAAAGAAGTCAGAGGTAAAATCCTGTACCCAAAAAATTAACATCTCAGTTTTATAAACAGTCATAGTGTCCCATTCTCTTGTCCTCCCAGGgatatttaaacagaaaacttgttttttgttttcaggaaagaaataatctttttactTCTAATCAGACCAGTCCTTATTTCACTTCCCAGAAAGCACACTAGTTAGTTTCTAGTAAATGATTGACAAAGCACACAGGATTTGCCAATTTTCTCTTGCCTCTTTTATAGAACAGAAATCCGTCAAATCTATTTGTGCAGAAAGCTAGAGAGCCTTCCAAGAAGACAGCAAGGTAAGTGTGCTGCATTAAACCAAATGCTAGAAATTTCCCAGAAAAAGTAAAGGAACGCAACATTAAacataaaagtaataaaaaacaaacaaattttcagaaattcttaCCATTGATATTAGAATCGACAGGTTTGATTGAGGTCTATTTTTTGAGTGAGGGAAAtaccatgttaaaaaaaaaaatcattattatatataataagTTTTCATAGTGATTTTAGCAAAATAGGCTTAATACAAAGCTCTAAGTAGTGAGtaggaaaaatactgaattccTAAGAGCAGCAAAcatttaataatgaaattacAAAAGACTTCCCCACTTATAGCTAATCTCACAGAGCTGGAAACAACTATATTTTCTCTTAAGgataaaggaaaacagcaaagaattttctttcacttccaaATGATCCTCTCACTATAGGGGTAGGCAGTCactataaacaaaacaaaggtcCCAACATAGTCCCATATCAATTCTCTTGGATAGTCAATTATTTGAGTACAAAAAATCATTATAACCAGTGATTCTAGTCCTGCCTAAGAGACATCTTCTAGCAGTAAGTGTCAAAGGTTTATTATATAGCATGGTAAAAGTGTATAACCTctcataattttaaagaaaaatcaagcatGATAATCAGGATTATGGAAACAGTCtcttagtcttttttttaaaattcttttaaatctaTGTTTTCTTAATAAAACTACATTCATTTTCTTACTGTGCCATGAATGAAGGCTTCCCCAAACCCTCTACACGTGTAGAGCAAATATAGCTCAAAGCAGCAGTAATGCAAACCCTTCTGATACTagcttgttttcctcagctcttGTCTACTAGAACTTCACTTCTGGGAAGCATCCTTAGAAAGATCGCTGGTTTCCCGCATTCAGAACTGGGTTAAaactccctcccttcctctcttcttccccaaAAAAGAGATCAGTTATAGCCTGATAAGTTTCCCAATCTGATTCAtcatgcagctgcaggaggggtTTAACTGATCAAGAACTGGTACATTGAGAAAGTGGGACCACTTCCTTTAGCTGCAGCAGTTTGAACTGATCATCAAAGTATGGTGTTAGCCTTTAGAGATAAGTTTAGTGTTGATCAGCCAAAACCCTAAAATCAGCACCGACTGACCCATTCTTTAGAAGGCACCCGTCTAGCTTTTTCTGTCACTCATCCCTCCTCCTAACATTATTTTCCCCCCAGTTGCATGTGACAAATAGTAGTAATTTTTACTTCCACTATTTGATACTATATGCAGCTGTATTTCTTCCATGCTGAACAAATATACTTGTTCCCTTCCCAAACCAAATAAGATTTAGCAAAAAATCTCACAGTCAGCACAGTTTCAAAGTAGAGGcaagacaaaaaacccaacccctcAAACCACTGAAACCCAAGTTGGCAGTGTGTACTCCAGTGTACCTGTGGGGAAGAGAATACTCTGATGTGTCCAGTGTGAGACAGTGAAGATTCCTTGACTGGCACGCTGTTCTCCTGCTGAGGCAGAGACACTAAGAGCAGAAAGAGACAAAATGAGAGAAGCCAAGTGCCTTTTAGTTAAACTAGTACGGATCTGCACATTAGGCAAATGTGGATTTATATTTACTGAAAGATATATTAGAATAGAAAGAACTTTGAAACACACTCAGAAAGCATGGGGGAATGGAACTCATGAAACGCTGAGTGCCCTTGCACCTGCTAAGGAGATGTAGCTTTGTACTTCCCAGAATTTGTTTCCCAGTGCTTAAATAAACGGAAATAGAACTTTTTCCCCAGTATGCTTATAGTCGCTCCATAGGACgttaaat
Protein-coding regions in this window:
- the LOC129208001 gene encoding caspase-10-like isoform X1, with protein sequence MEDDVSLKFRQQLLLIDENLVAEDVAALKFLCTDLLPFRKLESVKSAVDVFQLLMAEEYLNEEDTFLLAELLYRIKCHSLLNKLGYTKEKVQECLHEKGRVSPYRQMLYELSENITDEMLKDIIFLLQNCLPKRRITLSALELLILLEKQGLLTENNVQMLEEVCMNVSPDLLETVNCYKRAKVSLPQQENSVPVKESSLSHTGHIRVFSSPQETSIKPVDSNINDYKAANLLQGSSEMKLELSGEFSNIENESKKMTSYKMDGPHRGFCVVINNVNFDRSLQERKGSSKDAEELERVFTWLGLDVRTYTDLTSQEIKELMRTWQCWQDHKDSDCFICCILSHGESGAIYGKDEELVSIRMIMSHFTAKQCPQLAEKPKLFFIQACQGKDIQCPVYVEADAQIPDLSSMQQNISPSESIPEEADFLLGMATIDGYVSFRHVQQGTWYIQALCSKLQLLVPRGEDILSILTEVNEDVGRRVDRLGTKKQMPQPAYTLRRKFIFPIPRDPPPSQQH
- the LOC129208001 gene encoding caspase-8-like isoform X2, whose product is MEDDVSLKFRQQLLLIDENLVAEDVAALKFLCTDLLPFRKLESVKSAVDVFQLLMAEEYLNEEDTFLLAELLYRIKCHSLLNKLGYTKEKVQECLHEKGRVSPYRQMLYELSENITDEMLKDIIFLLQNCLPKRRITLSALELLILLEKQGLLTENNVQMLEEVCMNVSPDLLETVNCYKRAKVSLPQQENSVPVKESSLSHTGHIRVFSSPQETSIKPVDSNINEELERVFTWLGLDVRTYTDLTSQEIKELMRTWQCWQDHKDSDCFICCILSHGESGAIYGKDEELVSIRMIMSHFTAKQCPQLAEKPKLFFIQACQGKDIQCPVYVEADAQIPDLSSMQQNISPSESIPEEADFLLGMATIDGYVSFRHVQQGTWYIQALCSKLQLLVPRGEDILSILTEVNEDVGRRVDRLGTKKQMPQPAYTLRRKFIFPIPRDPPPSQQH